From Streptomonospora salina, the proteins below share one genomic window:
- a CDS encoding carbohydrate ABC transporter permease, translated as MPARIGFLAPIVVFLVLFFGYPLAANVAMSLREYTAASFYTGEAPFVGLANYAAVMGDPVFTTAVANTAVFTAASLLFQFGIGLALAVFFQRHFPLNGILRSLLLIPWLLPLVVSGTVWRWIFDQQYGILNQTLLGLGVIDSAVPWLSSTAIALPSVTVANIWVGIPFNMVILYGGLQSIPAHLYEAASLDGAGPWQRFRHVTWPLLRPVSAVVLMLGLVYTLKVFDVIMVLTQGGPANATQTLTTWSYSLSFGELDFGLGAAVGNLLIVVALLFSVVYLRGLRSSAPATARKRR; from the coding sequence ATGCCGGCCCGTATCGGGTTCCTCGCACCCATCGTCGTCTTCCTGGTCCTGTTCTTCGGGTACCCCCTGGCGGCCAATGTCGCCATGTCCCTGCGGGAGTACACCGCCGCGTCGTTCTACACCGGCGAAGCCCCCTTCGTCGGGCTCGCGAACTACGCGGCCGTGATGGGCGACCCGGTCTTCACCACGGCGGTGGCCAACACCGCGGTGTTCACCGCGGCCTCGCTGCTGTTCCAGTTCGGCATCGGGCTGGCGCTGGCCGTGTTCTTCCAGCGGCACTTCCCGCTGAACGGGATCCTGCGTTCGCTGCTGCTGATCCCGTGGCTGCTGCCGCTGGTGGTCTCGGGAACGGTGTGGCGATGGATCTTCGACCAGCAGTACGGGATCCTCAACCAGACCCTGCTGGGGCTCGGGGTGATCGACTCCGCCGTGCCCTGGCTGTCGAGCACGGCGATCGCGCTGCCGTCGGTGACCGTCGCCAACATCTGGGTCGGCATCCCCTTCAACATGGTCATCCTCTACGGCGGTCTGCAGAGCATCCCCGCCCACCTGTACGAGGCCGCGTCCCTGGACGGCGCAGGCCCCTGGCAGCGGTTCCGGCACGTCACCTGGCCGCTGCTGCGCCCGGTGAGCGCGGTGGTGCTGATGCTCGGACTCGTCTACACGCTGAAGGTGTTCGACGTGATCATGGTGCTCACCCAGGGCGGGCCGGCCAACGCCACCCAGACCCTGACGACCTGGTCGTACTCGCTGTCCTTCGGCGAGCTGGACTTCGGGCTCGGCGCGGCCGTCGGCAACCTGCTGATCGTCGTCGCGCTGCTGTTCTCCGTGGTCTACCTGCGGGGGCTGCGCTCGTCCGCACCGGCGACCGCGCGGAAGAGGAGGTAG
- a CDS encoding glycoside hydrolase family 31 protein, with protein MLHEIDGGIEWHGGHQVVRVDPWGTDSVRVRAGLHRLRSDIPGALGERPGTGAEIRIEGGAARLANGAITAELGDDGMLRFLRSSSREELLAEQRAHFWWPGPRAYTSTGNGYYRIEQRFAAYEGERLFGLGQHTHGLLDQKGAVLDLVQRNAEVSVPFLVSSRGYGMLWNSPAVGRVELAGNGTRWVSDSARQIDYWVTAGADPAATMANYAEATGRAPMLPEWASGFWQSRLRYKTQDELMEVAREHKRRGLPLSVIVADFFHWTHLGDWKFDPAEWPDPAGMVRELREMGTELMVSVWPSVSPLSENFSEMLRRGLLVATEQGPPVHADWADKGVEGKVQVSFYDATNPHARAFVWDAVRRNYHDLGVRVWWLDAGEPEIKPGHQHNLHYHAGPGAEVANIYPAEHARGFYEGMRAAGESEVVTLCRSAWAGSQRYGAALWSGDIAATFASLRTQIRAGLNVAMSGIPWWTTDVGGFHGGDQESPEYRELLVRWFQYGVFCPLLRLHGFREPFVDDLHPQMSGGPNEVWSYGEEAYGRLRELLLLRERLRPYVMEQMRAAHERGLPPMRPLFVDFPGDARAWGVDDAFMFGPDVLVAPVTEYGARERDVYLPEGVRWQNPYTGDVLPGGAPVRLAAPLERAPVLVREGASVPVAG; from the coding sequence GTGCTGCACGAAATCGACGGCGGCATCGAATGGCACGGCGGCCACCAGGTCGTGCGCGTCGACCCCTGGGGAACCGACAGCGTCCGCGTGCGGGCCGGGCTCCACCGGCTCCGCTCCGACATCCCCGGCGCCCTGGGCGAGCGCCCCGGAACCGGGGCCGAGATCCGCATCGAGGGCGGAGCCGCCCGGCTGGCCAACGGCGCGATCACCGCCGAACTCGGCGACGACGGAATGCTGCGGTTCCTGCGCAGCTCCTCCCGGGAGGAGCTGCTGGCCGAGCAGCGCGCGCACTTCTGGTGGCCCGGCCCGCGCGCCTACACCTCCACCGGCAACGGCTACTACCGCATCGAGCAGCGCTTCGCCGCCTACGAAGGCGAGCGGCTGTTCGGCCTGGGCCAGCACACCCACGGCCTGCTCGACCAGAAGGGCGCGGTGCTCGACCTCGTGCAGCGCAACGCCGAGGTCTCCGTCCCGTTCCTGGTCTCCTCGCGGGGCTACGGGATGCTGTGGAACAGCCCCGCTGTGGGCCGGGTGGAGCTGGCGGGCAACGGCACCCGCTGGGTGTCCGACAGCGCCCGCCAGATCGACTACTGGGTCACCGCCGGCGCCGACCCGGCCGCGACCATGGCCAACTACGCCGAAGCCACCGGCCGCGCGCCGATGCTGCCGGAGTGGGCGTCGGGGTTCTGGCAGTCGCGGTTGCGCTACAAGACCCAGGACGAGCTGATGGAGGTGGCGCGCGAGCACAAGCGGCGCGGGCTGCCCCTGTCGGTGATCGTCGCCGACTTCTTCCACTGGACCCACCTGGGCGACTGGAAGTTCGACCCGGCGGAGTGGCCCGACCCCGCGGGGATGGTGCGCGAGCTGCGGGAGATGGGCACCGAGCTGATGGTGTCCGTGTGGCCCTCGGTCAGCCCGCTGTCGGAGAACTTCTCCGAGATGCTGCGGCGCGGCCTGCTGGTGGCCACCGAGCAGGGGCCGCCGGTCCACGCCGACTGGGCCGACAAGGGCGTCGAAGGCAAAGTGCAGGTGTCCTTCTACGACGCCACCAACCCGCATGCCCGCGCGTTCGTGTGGGACGCGGTCCGGCGCAACTACCACGACCTGGGCGTGCGCGTGTGGTGGCTGGACGCCGGCGAACCCGAGATCAAACCCGGCCACCAGCACAACCTGCACTACCACGCCGGCCCGGGCGCCGAGGTGGCCAACATCTACCCGGCCGAGCACGCGCGCGGGTTCTACGAGGGCATGCGCGCGGCGGGGGAGTCCGAGGTCGTGACACTGTGCCGCTCGGCGTGGGCGGGAAGCCAGCGCTACGGCGCCGCCCTGTGGTCGGGCGACATCGCCGCGACGTTCGCGTCGCTGCGCACGCAGATCCGCGCGGGACTGAACGTGGCGATGTCGGGAATCCCGTGGTGGACCACCGATGTCGGCGGTTTCCACGGCGGCGACCAGGAGTCCCCGGAGTACCGCGAGCTGCTGGTGCGCTGGTTCCAGTACGGGGTGTTCTGCCCGCTCCTGCGTCTGCACGGGTTCCGCGAGCCCTTCGTCGACGACCTGCACCCGCAGATGTCGGGCGGACCCAACGAGGTGTGGTCCTACGGCGAGGAGGCCTACGGCCGTCTGCGCGAACTGCTGCTGCTGCGCGAGCGGCTGCGCCCCTACGTCATGGAGCAGATGCGCGCCGCCCACGAGCGCGGCCTGCCGCCGATGCGCCCGCTGTTCGTGGACTTCCCGGGCGACGCCCGCGCGTGGGGCGTCGACGACGCGTTCATGTTCGGTCCCGACGTGCTGGTCGCCCCGGTGACCGAGTACGGGGCGCGCGAGCGCGACGTGTACCTGCCGGAGGGGGTCCGCTGGCAGAACCCCTACACCGGCGACGTGCTCCCCGGGGGAGCGCCGGTGCGGCTCGCGGCCCCGCTGGAGCGCGCTCCGGTACTGGTGCGCGAGGGCGCATCGGTGCCCGTGGCCGGCTGA
- a CDS encoding carbohydrate ABC transporter permease → MAVHRRVRTALTTVVAVAVVGVLLFPLYWMVNASLQPATGLLQTPPRWFPVDGTLDGYRSALQSQGRPLLNSVVVAAGTVALTLALSVPASYALSRLRVRGAGVVMFALLLVQMVPGIVMANSLYAVMNQTGLLSTYAALILADSTIAVPFAVLILRAFMVTIPAELGEAAMVDGAGHTRVLWSVVMPVSRNAMITAALFAFLFAWADFLFAVTLNSDEAVMPVTVGIYRFIGAHTADWNSVMATGVIASIPAAILLVVAQRYVAAGVTGGALKD, encoded by the coding sequence GTGGCCGTGCACAGAAGGGTGCGTACCGCGTTGACCACGGTGGTCGCGGTGGCCGTCGTCGGAGTACTGCTGTTCCCGCTGTACTGGATGGTCAACGCCTCGCTGCAACCGGCCACCGGCCTGCTGCAGACCCCGCCGCGCTGGTTCCCGGTCGACGGGACCCTGGACGGCTACCGCAGCGCGCTGCAGAGCCAGGGGCGGCCGCTGCTCAACAGCGTCGTCGTGGCCGCGGGCACGGTGGCGCTGACCCTCGCACTGTCGGTGCCGGCGTCCTACGCGCTCAGCCGGTTGCGGGTGCGCGGCGCGGGGGTCGTCATGTTCGCGCTGCTGCTGGTGCAGATGGTGCCCGGGATCGTGATGGCCAACTCGCTGTATGCGGTGATGAACCAGACCGGGCTGCTGAGCACGTATGCGGCGCTGATCCTGGCCGATTCGACCATCGCCGTGCCGTTCGCGGTGCTGATTCTGCGGGCGTTCATGGTCACCATCCCCGCCGAACTGGGCGAGGCGGCCATGGTCGACGGCGCCGGCCACACACGTGTGCTGTGGTCGGTCGTCATGCCGGTCAGCCGCAACGCGATGATCACCGCGGCGCTGTTCGCGTTCCTGTTCGCCTGGGCGGACTTCTTGTTCGCGGTGACACTGAACTCCGACGAAGCGGTCATGCCGGTCACGGTCGGCATCTACCGCTTCATCGGCGCCCACACCGCCGACTGGAACAGCGTCATGGCGACCGGCGTGATCGCTTCCATACCCGCCGCCATCCTGCTCGTCGTCGCCCAGCGCTACGTCGCCGCCGGAGTCACCGGCGGCGCGCTCAAAGACTGA
- a CDS encoding glycoside hydrolase family 3 C-terminal domain-containing protein has protein sequence MNRSIPQPPPPTGDSPPPRAPAARAAAGLRGALRRTAALALAAVLAAGTAAAPASAEDLPFRDPDLSVDERVADLLGRLTRDEKIAMLHQYQPAIPRLDIGAFRTGSEALHGVAWLGEATVFPQSVGLGATWDTGLVERVGGATGTEMRGFHAQDPAAHGLNVWAPVADPLRDPRWGRNEEGYSEDPALVGAMTDAYTGGLSGDDDFYLKTAPTVKHFAGYNIEERRDRVSVTVPPRALHEYVYPAFRPAIESGNATGVMAAYNKLNGRPAHVSPLLEDVRSWSEDETMIVSDAYGPSNVAGSQDYYDDHAQSHAAMLKAGIDSYTDQDADPSLTVDAVTSALEQGLITEDHVDAAVGRSLSIRFRLGEFAPDARNPYSGIGPEAIDTPEHRELAREAATEQMTLLKNDGALPLDAEQDGDVAVVGPLADTLYEDWYSGTMPYEATPAGGIADRLGGDGSVTAAEGADRIRLTTPEGGAITASSAADGGALRVQDSGESADAQGISVFEWGEGVVTLRTEANGKTVGLGEGNRLFNDQEQPNGWFVQQLFRFEEVGDGQVVLKYDGYDEWNQKYVSVGADGALTVDADTRDQAARFEKETLADGADQAVEEASGADAAVVVVGNMPFINARETDDREDIALPKAQRELVRAVTEANPNTVVVLESSYPQAMPWAQENAPALLWTSHAGQETGNALASVLYGDANPAGRLPQTWYRSAEDLPAMNDYDVIDSGHTYQYFEGDPLYAFGHGLSYTDFEYGKPELDRKRIGADGTVTVRVPVTNTGERGGDEVVQLYTSQKRSRVQQPAKELRDFERVHVEAGETAAVELEIDAADLAFWDVTSGSMVVERAKHDVLVGSSSADIRRTARIKVDGERIPPRDLSDDIRAADFDRYSPGAELVDETKAQGDAVEGAEGDWIAFDDSDLRGLSSFTARTARSQDGAAGLEVRVGSPEGRLLGTAEVPATGGVYAYTETTTELKRTGGRHRDVYLVFTGDLRLSGFSLTTG, from the coding sequence GTGAACCGGAGCATCCCCCAACCACCGCCCCCGACCGGTGACTCCCCTCCCCCGCGCGCCCCGGCGGCGCGCGCCGCCGCGGGACTCCGCGGTGCGCTGCGGCGTACCGCGGCGCTCGCCCTGGCGGCCGTCCTCGCCGCGGGAACGGCCGCCGCCCCCGCGTCGGCCGAGGACCTCCCGTTCCGCGACCCCGACCTGTCCGTCGACGAGCGGGTCGCCGACCTGCTGGGGCGGCTGACCCGCGACGAGAAGATCGCGATGCTGCACCAGTACCAGCCGGCGATCCCCCGGCTGGACATCGGTGCCTTCCGCACCGGTTCGGAGGCGCTGCACGGCGTCGCCTGGCTGGGCGAGGCGACCGTGTTCCCCCAGTCGGTGGGTCTGGGCGCCACCTGGGACACCGGGCTGGTGGAGCGCGTCGGCGGCGCCACCGGCACCGAGATGCGGGGCTTCCACGCCCAGGACCCCGCCGCGCACGGGCTCAACGTGTGGGCTCCGGTGGCCGACCCGCTGCGCGACCCCCGCTGGGGGCGCAACGAGGAGGGCTACTCCGAGGATCCCGCCCTCGTCGGCGCGATGACCGACGCCTACACCGGCGGCCTCAGCGGCGACGACGACTTCTACCTGAAAACCGCCCCGACCGTGAAGCACTTCGCCGGCTACAACATCGAGGAGCGGCGCGATCGGGTCTCGGTCACCGTTCCGCCGCGTGCGCTGCACGAATACGTCTATCCGGCGTTCCGGCCGGCCATCGAGTCGGGCAACGCCACCGGGGTGATGGCCGCCTACAACAAGCTCAACGGGCGGCCCGCCCACGTGTCGCCGCTGCTGGAGGACGTGCGGTCCTGGTCCGAGGACGAGACCATGATCGTCAGCGACGCCTACGGTCCGTCCAACGTGGCCGGCAGCCAGGACTACTACGACGACCACGCGCAGTCGCACGCCGCGATGCTCAAGGCGGGCATCGACAGCTACACCGACCAGGACGCCGACCCCTCGCTGACCGTCGACGCCGTCACCTCGGCCTTGGAGCAGGGGCTGATCACCGAGGACCACGTCGATGCGGCGGTGGGCCGCAGCCTGTCGATCCGGTTCCGGCTGGGCGAGTTCGCCCCGGACGCGCGCAACCCCTACTCCGGCATCGGGCCGGAGGCCATCGACACCCCCGAGCACCGCGAGCTCGCGCGGGAGGCCGCCACCGAGCAGATGACGCTGCTGAAGAACGACGGCGCGCTGCCCCTGGACGCCGAGCAGGACGGCGACGTGGCGGTGGTGGGCCCGCTCGCCGACACCCTCTACGAGGACTGGTACAGCGGCACGATGCCCTACGAGGCCACCCCGGCGGGCGGGATCGCCGACCGGCTCGGCGGGGACGGTTCGGTCACCGCGGCCGAGGGCGCGGACCGCATCCGCCTGACCACGCCCGAGGGCGGCGCGATCACGGCTTCCTCCGCCGCGGACGGCGGGGCGCTGCGTGTGCAGGACTCCGGCGAAAGCGCCGACGCCCAGGGCATCAGCGTCTTCGAGTGGGGCGAAGGCGTGGTGACTCTGCGCACCGAGGCCAACGGCAAGACCGTGGGCCTGGGCGAAGGCAACCGCCTGTTCAACGACCAGGAGCAGCCCAACGGGTGGTTCGTCCAGCAGCTGTTCCGCTTCGAGGAGGTCGGCGACGGCCAGGTGGTGCTGAAGTACGACGGCTACGACGAGTGGAACCAGAAGTACGTTTCGGTCGGCGCGGACGGCGCGCTGACCGTCGACGCCGACACCCGCGACCAGGCCGCCCGCTTCGAGAAGGAGACGCTGGCCGACGGCGCCGACCAGGCCGTCGAGGAGGCTTCCGGCGCGGACGCGGCGGTGGTCGTCGTGGGCAACATGCCCTTCATCAACGCCCGCGAGACCGACGACCGCGAGGACATCGCGCTGCCGAAGGCGCAGCGGGAGCTGGTCCGGGCGGTCACCGAGGCCAACCCGAACACCGTGGTGGTGCTGGAGTCCAGCTACCCGCAGGCGATGCCCTGGGCGCAGGAGAACGCCCCGGCGCTGCTGTGGACCTCCCACGCCGGCCAGGAGACCGGGAACGCGTTGGCGTCGGTGCTCTACGGCGACGCCAACCCGGCGGGCCGGCTGCCGCAGACCTGGTACCGGTCGGCCGAGGACCTCCCGGCCATGAACGACTACGACGTCATCGACTCGGGGCACACGTACCAGTACTTCGAGGGCGATCCGCTGTACGCGTTCGGGCACGGGCTGTCCTACACCGATTTCGAGTACGGCAAGCCCGAGCTGGACCGCAAGCGGATCGGCGCGGACGGCACGGTGACGGTACGGGTGCCGGTGACCAACACCGGAGAGCGCGGCGGCGACGAGGTGGTGCAGCTCTACACCAGCCAGAAGCGTTCGCGGGTGCAGCAGCCGGCCAAGGAGCTGCGCGACTTCGAGCGGGTGCACGTCGAGGCCGGTGAGACCGCCGCGGTGGAGTTGGAGATCGACGCGGCCGATCTGGCGTTCTGGGACGTCACGAGCGGATCGATGGTCGTGGAGCGGGCGAAGCACGACGTGCTGGTCGGGTCCTCGTCCGCAGACATCCGGCGCACGGCCCGCATCAAGGTCGACGGGGAGCGCATCCCGCCCCGCGACCTGTCCGACGACATCCGCGCTGCCGACTTCGACCGGTACTCGCCGGGCGCCGAGCTGGTCGACGAGACCAAGGCACAGGGCGACGCCGTCGAGGGGGCGGAGGGCGACTGGATCGCCTTCGACGACTCCGATCTGCGCGGTCTGTCGTCGTTCACCGCCCGGACGGCCCGGTCCCAGGACGGTGCGGCGGGCCTGGAGGTCCGCGTCGGCTCGCCCGAGGGGCGCCTGCTCGGCACCGCCGAGGTGCCCGCCACCGGCGGCGTGTACGCGTACACCGAGACGACGACCGAGCTGAAGCGGACCGGCGGCCGGCACCGCGACGTCTACCTGGTCTTCACCGGGGACCTGCGGCTGAGCGGATTCTCCCTGACCACGGGGTAG